The window ATTAAACTGACTCTGCGTCAAAGAAATAATTCTACTCGCTATGAAAAAAGTCTTAGCTATTGTCCTCGTTACCGGTCTGGTCTTCGCCGGGTGTAAAGAGAAAGAAGAGAACAACGGAACCGGAAACTTGGAGCCGGCACAAGAGCAACGTGCTTTGGTGATGGAAACCACCGGTTCTTGGTGTGGTTTCTGTCCAAACGGAGCTGAAATGATGATCCAAGAGGAGCACAATTTCGGAAGCGACATGATGGGTATCGCTCTTCACACTGGAGACGCGTTGGAGACTCCAACCGCTTCAGCATTCAGCAATAACTTCCCAACTTCTGGTGTACCTAACTTCTACGTTGGAAATCAGAATTCAGGACAGAGCATCGCCGGAAACATCGCCAACTTGATCGCCCAGTCACCAATGGCCGGTGTTGTACACAACTGGACGCGTTCAGGGGACAAGATCAACATCAAATCCAAAGTGAAGTTCTACGAAGCCGGAACCGGTATTTATTACGTAGGAACGTACTTTATCCAAGGCGATATCGAGGCTTCCGGATCATTGACCCAGGCTGATTACACCGATCGTTTAGAAATCGTCGACGGAGTATCTAAGTGGAAAGTTGATGCCGCTCCTGTTAATTCTAACGGTAGCCAGAAATACTTGATCAAAGCGGGTGACACGTATCTTCATGCACACACTTTGACTTCGTCTGCGGACGGATTAACTACTTGGGGAGAGGCGATTCCTGTAGCACCTGTGTCGGGAGACGAGTACACAATGAACTTTACCATCACAATTCCTTCAACCGCGGCGACTAGTGGAATGAAGGTATTGACCGTTCTATGGAAAGACGACGGTTCAGGTGGTGTTCAGTACGTAAATGGATACATGAAATAATTCAACCTGAATATTAATCACAGCTTGCAGGAAG is drawn from Flavobacteriales bacterium and contains these coding sequences:
- a CDS encoding Omp28-related outer membrane protein, whose amino-acid sequence is MKKVLAIVLVTGLVFAGCKEKEENNGTGNLEPAQEQRALVMETTGSWCGFCPNGAEMMIQEEHNFGSDMMGIALHTGDALETPTASAFSNNFPTSGVPNFYVGNQNSGQSIAGNIANLIAQSPMAGVVHNWTRSGDKINIKSKVKFYEAGTGIYYVGTYFIQGDIEASGSLTQADYTDRLEIVDGVSKWKVDAAPVNSNGSQKYLIKAGDTYLHAHTLTSSADGLTTWGEAIPVAPVSGDEYTMNFTITIPSTAATSGMKVLTVLWKDDGSGGVQYVNGYMK